The proteins below come from a single Caulobacter flavus genomic window:
- a CDS encoding dienelactone hydrolase family protein: MQKPLTLLACLLLGACASTPARGPAPDRAPAPKLAVETRSYATTPLAPTPADLPPAEAFAAASFTAPNGVRLPYRLLSPATKEKLPLVVVLHGSGALGHDNKAQMGPFVRSWARPGTAKTFPAYVLAPQAPIRTANYAKGADRLLASRPGNSLPAILALIDDLSARLPIDTDRIYLVGFSMGGSAAMNAAALEPGKFAAVAAFSGVPPERALAAKVAPTPVLIVHGDKDRENPYAPDLAWAGALADAGGHVRFVSYSGMAHLVPPDMVHDDAWRAWLFSQKRKKD; this comes from the coding sequence ATGCAAAAGCCGCTCACTTTGCTCGCCTGCCTTTTGCTGGGCGCCTGCGCTTCGACGCCCGCGCGCGGACCCGCGCCCGATCGCGCCCCTGCGCCCAAGCTGGCGGTCGAGACGCGCAGCTACGCGACCACGCCGCTGGCCCCGACGCCGGCCGACCTGCCGCCGGCCGAGGCCTTCGCCGCCGCCAGCTTCACCGCGCCGAACGGCGTGCGCCTGCCCTATCGCCTGCTCTCGCCGGCGACCAAGGAAAAGCTGCCGCTGGTGGTGGTGCTTCACGGCTCGGGCGCGCTGGGCCACGACAACAAGGCCCAGATGGGCCCCTTCGTGCGCAGTTGGGCCCGCCCGGGTACGGCCAAGACCTTCCCGGCCTACGTCCTGGCCCCCCAGGCCCCGATCCGCACCGCCAACTACGCCAAGGGCGCCGACCGCCTGCTGGCCTCGCGCCCCGGAAACAGCCTGCCGGCCATCCTAGCCCTGATCGACGACCTGTCGGCCCGCCTGCCGATCGACACCGACCGCATCTACCTTGTCGGCTTCTCGATGGGCGGTTCGGCGGCGATGAACGCGGCCGCCCTGGAGCCGGGCAAGTTCGCCGCCGTCGCCGCCTTCTCCGGCGTGCCGCCCGAGCGGGCCCTGGCGGCCAAGGTCGCCCCGACCCCGGTTCTGATCGTCCATGGCGACAAGGACCGCGAGAACCCCTACGCGCCGGATCTGGCCTGGGCCGGCGCCCTGGCCGACGCCGGCGGTCACGTGCGGTTCGTCTCCTATTCGGGCATGGCCCACCTGGTGCCGCCCGACATGGTGCACGACGACGCCTGGCGGGCCTGGCTGTTCTCGCAGAAGCGCAAGAAGGACTAA
- a CDS encoding ATP-dependent DNA helicase: protein MSALPPSLDLAPALVVLPGPRAGLADGTGEGRLIRPPDARDLFEHGPVLVAHAAMTAKRLNLHAPLRYPGIFDVLELYAFTRPATFCAPSSVGLAMALGLPEPRGPAAQAQTLREAADVLLRELALTPRPSREEALAVAETLARAGWSWGPAVVGALRSVPVGNQFRSSGLDVWSRLVEWEDQAPVGEPLSRPIDPEVASERLKSLLSRAGLDEVREAQDAYARESSFAFQPREREGEPRMMLAEAGTGVGKTLGYLAPASVWAEANGPSVWISTYTRALQRQIERESAAIYPDPQVRARKAVVRKGRENYLCLLNLQEQVNSAQLGNGDLVGLALAARWARVSRDGDMTGGDYPAWLPTLFAVPPSAQASAANLVDRRGECIHAGCQHYRVCFIEKAVRASKRADLVIANHALVMTQAAFDGARTARGLKGDNETTAVKRVVFDEGHHLFDAADSAFSAALSGAEAAELRRWIRGPEGRGRRGRGLEARLLDILGDKESARQALSAVIQAATALPGEGWSGRIAPPDGQVNPIGPIENYLVAVIEQLRARSSERGGAEQGLQCAARPAVDLVRERAGEAARALAGVEAPLLALARQLEDVLDEDAEHLGPSERARIEGALRGLDRRARMTLPAWRSILKAIDEDAEDDPDFVDWFEATFLYGRVVDAACRRHWVDPTEPLRAAVLSPAHGVLVTSATLVDPALEDPFALAEMRTGAARLPQPPKVLRLASPFDYEKNARAFVVTDVNKEDARQVSAAMRELFLAANGGALGLFTAIRRLKAVHERIAAPLADKGLPLYAQHVDPLEAGALVDIFRAEEDACLLGTDAIRDGVDVPGRSLRLLVFDRVPWPRPDILHKARRTKFGGKGYDDSIARARISQAFGRLIRRAEDRGVFVMLDAAAPTRLFSSLPEGVTIERLTLVEVIEATAAFLSEARD from the coding sequence GTGAGCGCGCTTCCCCCGAGTCTTGATCTTGCCCCGGCCCTGGTCGTGCTGCCCGGTCCGCGCGCCGGCCTGGCCGACGGGACGGGCGAGGGCCGCTTGATCCGGCCGCCGGACGCGCGCGACCTCTTCGAGCACGGGCCGGTGCTGGTGGCCCACGCGGCCATGACCGCCAAGCGCCTGAACCTGCACGCGCCGCTGCGCTATCCCGGCATATTCGACGTGCTGGAGCTCTATGCCTTCACCCGGCCGGCCACCTTCTGCGCGCCGTCGTCGGTGGGCCTGGCCATGGCGCTGGGCCTGCCCGAGCCGCGAGGTCCCGCCGCCCAGGCCCAGACCCTGCGCGAGGCGGCCGACGTCCTGCTGCGCGAACTGGCCCTGACGCCGCGTCCGTCGCGCGAGGAGGCCCTGGCCGTGGCCGAGACCCTGGCCCGCGCCGGCTGGTCCTGGGGACCGGCGGTGGTCGGCGCGCTGCGTTCGGTCCCGGTCGGCAACCAGTTCAGAAGCTCGGGCCTCGACGTCTGGAGCCGCCTCGTGGAGTGGGAGGACCAGGCGCCGGTCGGCGAGCCGCTGTCGCGCCCGATCGATCCCGAGGTCGCCTCCGAACGGCTGAAGTCGCTGCTGAGCCGCGCGGGCCTCGACGAGGTGCGCGAGGCCCAGGACGCCTATGCCCGCGAGTCCTCGTTCGCCTTCCAGCCCAGGGAACGTGAAGGCGAGCCGCGGATGATGCTGGCCGAGGCCGGCACGGGCGTCGGCAAGACCCTGGGCTATCTGGCCCCCGCCAGCGTCTGGGCCGAGGCCAACGGGCCGTCGGTGTGGATCAGCACCTATACCCGCGCCCTGCAGCGCCAGATCGAGCGCGAGAGCGCCGCCATCTATCCCGACCCGCAGGTGCGGGCCCGCAAGGCGGTGGTGCGAAAGGGGCGGGAAAACTACCTGTGCCTGCTGAACCTGCAGGAGCAGGTCAACAGCGCCCAGCTTGGCAACGGCGACCTGGTGGGCCTGGCCCTGGCTGCGCGCTGGGCCCGGGTCAGCCGCGACGGCGACATGACCGGCGGCGACTATCCGGCCTGGCTGCCGACCCTGTTCGCCGTGCCGCCGTCCGCCCAGGCAAGCGCCGCCAACCTGGTCGACCGCCGGGGCGAGTGCATCCACGCCGGCTGCCAGCATTACCGCGTCTGCTTCATCGAAAAGGCCGTGCGAGCCTCCAAGCGCGCCGACCTCGTGATCGCCAACCACGCCCTGGTCATGACCCAGGCGGCCTTCGACGGCGCGCGCACGGCGCGGGGCCTGAAGGGCGACAACGAGACCACGGCGGTCAAGCGCGTGGTGTTCGACGAGGGCCACCACCTGTTCGACGCCGCCGACAGCGCCTTCTCCGCCGCCCTGTCGGGCGCGGAGGCCGCCGAGCTGCGCCGCTGGATCCGTGGTCCCGAGGGGCGCGGGCGGCGGGGCAGGGGGCTGGAGGCCCGGCTGCTCGACATCCTGGGCGACAAGGAAAGCGCCCGCCAGGCCCTGAGCGCCGTGATCCAGGCCGCCACCGCCCTGCCGGGCGAGGGCTGGTCGGGCCGCATCGCGCCGCCGGACGGCCAGGTCAATCCGATCGGCCCGATCGAGAACTATCTCGTGGCCGTCATCGAGCAGCTGCGGGCGCGGTCCAGCGAACGCGGCGGGGCCGAGCAGGGCCTGCAGTGCGCCGCCCGCCCGGCCGTGGATCTGGTGCGCGAGCGGGCCGGCGAGGCCGCTCGGGCCCTGGCCGGGGTCGAGGCGCCGCTGCTGGCCCTGGCCCGCCAGCTGGAAGACGTGCTCGACGAGGACGCAGAGCACCTGGGCCCGTCCGAACGCGCCCGCATCGAGGGCGCGCTGCGGGGCCTGGACCGACGGGCGCGCATGACCCTGCCGGCCTGGCGCTCGATCCTCAAGGCCATCGACGAGGACGCCGAGGACGATCCCGACTTCGTCGACTGGTTCGAGGCCACCTTCCTCTATGGCCGCGTCGTCGACGCCGCCTGCCGCCGCCACTGGGTGGATCCGACCGAGCCTCTGCGCGCAGCGGTGCTCTCGCCCGCCCACGGGGTGCTGGTGACCAGCGCCACCCTGGTGGACCCGGCCCTGGAAGACCCGTTCGCCCTGGCCGAGATGCGCACCGGCGCGGCCCGCCTGCCGCAGCCGCCCAAGGTGCTGCGCCTGGCCTCGCCCTTCGACTACGAGAAGAACGCCCGCGCCTTCGTCGTCACGGACGTCAACAAGGAGGACGCGCGCCAGGTCTCGGCGGCCATGCGCGAGCTGTTCCTGGCCGCCAATGGCGGGGCGCTGGGCCTGTTCACCGCCATCCGCCGGCTCAAGGCCGTGCACGAGCGCATCGCCGCGCCCCTGGCCGACAAGGGCTTGCCGCTCTACGCCCAGCACGTCGATCCGCTGGAGGCCGGCGCCCTGGTCGACATCTTCCGCGCCGAGGAGGACGCCTGCCTTCTGGGCACCGATGCGATCCGGGATGGCGTGGACGTGCCGGGCCGCTCCCTGCGCCTGCTGGTCTTCGACCGCGTGCCCTGGCCGCGCCCGGACATCCTGCACAAGGCGCGCCGGACCAAGTTCGGCGGCAAGGGCTACGACGACTCCATAGCCCGCGCCCGCATCAGCCAGGCCTTCGGTCGCCTGATCCGCCGCGCCGAGGACCGGGGCGTCTTCGTGATGCTCGACGCGGCCGCGCCCACGAGGCTCTTTTCAAGTCTGCCCGAAGGGGTGACCATCGAGCGACTCACGCTCGTGGAAGTCATTGAAGCGACGGCCGCATTTCTGTCCGAAGCGCGCGATTAA
- a CDS encoding ligase-associated DNA damage response DEXH box helicase, with translation MVPADLLPPRFSQWFAARGWSPRAHQLAMVEKAKAGRDALLIAPTGGGKTLAGFLPSLIELHERPPRNTPAGIHTLYISPLKALAVDVERNLMTPIREMGLSIIAESRTGDTGESRKARQRIRPPDILLTTPEQLALFCAWEGAREYFADLSCVIVDEAHAMWPSKRGDLLALDIARLQLFAPRMRRVGLSATVDDPDLVRRWLGRNPPPVGEVARSAGGGTVSAVRTPEHSPPPIATRSPPPQGEVPFSVDLVLGSGGAQPVVEVLVSGGRVPWAGHTAQHAMAEVYEIIAASRTALVFVNTRFQAEFAFQELWKLNDEGLPIALHHGSLSAEQRRKVEAAMARGELRAVVCTSTLDMGIDWGDVDLVIQLAAPKGASRMVQRIGRANHRLDEPSRALFVPASRFEMLECRAAADSILEGHLDGEPARVGALDVLAQHVMGCACSEPFKLLDLYDEVRTAGPYADLSWEDFETVVDFVSTGGYALKTYDRFRRIVEDQDGLWKARNAQVIQRHRMNVGAIVSPAVVNVRIGGGRRPMGGRKIGEAEEGYFEQLTPGDTFVFAGQVWRFNSLVGADAYVSPAPAKDPKMPSWGGSKFPLSTYLAGRVRKMMHDEAEWTALPPDVQEWMAYQKARSIIPDEDEMLLETFPRGKRFHMVIYPFEGRLAHTTLAMLLTRRLDRLGVGPLGFVCNDYALNIWSLKPMDDLDLPDLFDQDMLGDDLEDWLNESFLMKRAFKACALVGGLIERRYPGEEKSGRQVTFSTDLIYDVLRKHQPDHLLLRCARSDAATGQLDVARLGDLLARIRGRIRHAALDKVSPFAVPIMLEIGRERAPGDAASDMILAEAEEDLIAEALS, from the coding sequence ATGGTTCCGGCCGACCTTCTTCCCCCGCGCTTTTCCCAGTGGTTCGCCGCCCGCGGCTGGTCTCCGCGCGCCCACCAGCTGGCGATGGTCGAGAAGGCCAAGGCCGGTCGCGACGCCCTGCTGATCGCGCCCACGGGCGGCGGCAAGACCCTGGCGGGCTTCCTGCCCAGCCTGATCGAGCTCCACGAGCGTCCGCCGCGCAACACGCCGGCCGGCATTCACACCCTCTACATCTCGCCGCTCAAGGCCCTGGCCGTCGACGTCGAGCGCAACCTGATGACGCCGATCCGCGAGATGGGCCTGTCGATCATCGCCGAGAGCCGCACCGGCGACACCGGCGAGAGCCGCAAGGCCCGCCAGCGCATCCGTCCGCCCGACATCCTGCTGACCACGCCCGAGCAGCTGGCCCTGTTCTGCGCCTGGGAGGGCGCGCGGGAATACTTCGCCGACCTCTCCTGCGTGATCGTCGACGAGGCCCACGCCATGTGGCCGTCCAAGCGCGGCGACCTGCTGGCGCTCGACATCGCGCGACTGCAGCTGTTCGCCCCCCGGATGCGCCGGGTGGGCCTGTCGGCGACGGTGGACGATCCGGACCTGGTGCGGCGGTGGCTGGGCAGAAATCCTCCCCCTGTGGGGGAGGTGGCGCGCAGCGCCGGTGGGGGGACGGTTTCAGCTGTTCGAACGCCTGAACACTCCCCCCCTCCGATCGCTACGCGATCACCTCCCCCACAGGGGGAGGTTCCTTTCTCCGTCGACCTCGTCCTAGGCTCCGGCGGCGCCCAGCCGGTCGTGGAGGTCCTCGTCTCCGGCGGGCGCGTGCCGTGGGCGGGGCACACCGCCCAGCACGCCATGGCCGAGGTCTACGAGATCATCGCCGCCAGCCGTACGGCGCTGGTGTTCGTCAACACGCGCTTCCAGGCCGAGTTCGCGTTCCAGGAGCTTTGGAAGCTCAACGACGAGGGCCTGCCGATCGCCCTGCACCACGGCAGCCTGTCGGCCGAGCAGCGGCGCAAGGTCGAGGCCGCCATGGCCCGGGGCGAGCTGCGGGCCGTGGTCTGCACCTCGACGCTGGACATGGGCATCGACTGGGGCGACGTCGACCTCGTCATTCAGCTGGCAGCGCCCAAGGGGGCCTCGCGGATGGTGCAACGGATCGGCCGCGCCAACCACCGCCTGGACGAGCCCAGCCGCGCCCTGTTCGTGCCCGCCAGCCGGTTCGAGATGCTGGAGTGCCGGGCGGCCGCCGACAGCATCCTCGAAGGCCACCTCGACGGCGAGCCGGCCCGCGTGGGCGCCCTCGACGTGCTGGCCCAGCACGTGATGGGCTGCGCCTGCTCCGAACCGTTCAAGCTGCTCGATCTCTACGACGAGGTCCGCACCGCCGGCCCCTATGCCGACCTGTCGTGGGAGGATTTCGAGACCGTCGTCGATTTCGTTTCCACCGGCGGCTACGCGCTTAAGACCTATGATCGCTTCCGCCGGATCGTCGAAGACCAGGACGGCTTGTGGAAGGCCCGCAACGCCCAGGTAATCCAGCGCCACCGAATGAACGTCGGCGCCATCGTCTCGCCGGCGGTCGTCAATGTGAGGATCGGCGGCGGCCGCAGACCCATGGGCGGGCGCAAGATCGGCGAGGCCGAGGAGGGCTATTTCGAACAGCTGACACCCGGCGACACCTTCGTGTTCGCCGGCCAGGTCTGGCGGTTCAACAGCCTGGTGGGCGCCGACGCCTACGTCTCGCCCGCCCCGGCCAAGGACCCCAAGATGCCCAGCTGGGGCGGCTCGAAGTTTCCGCTCTCGACCTATCTGGCCGGCCGCGTGCGCAAGATGATGCACGACGAGGCCGAGTGGACCGCCCTGCCGCCCGACGTGCAGGAGTGGATGGCCTACCAGAAGGCCCGCTCGATCATCCCCGACGAGGACGAGATGCTGCTGGAGACCTTCCCCCGCGGGAAGCGGTTCCACATGGTCATCTATCCGTTCGAAGGGCGCCTGGCCCACACCACGCTGGCCATGCTGCTGACCCGTCGGCTGGACCGGCTGGGGGTCGGGCCGCTGGGCTTCGTCTGCAACGACTACGCGCTGAACATCTGGTCGCTGAAGCCGATGGACGACCTGGATCTTCCCGATCTGTTCGACCAGGACATGCTGGGCGACGACCTGGAGGACTGGCTGAACGAGAGCTTCCTGATGAAGCGCGCCTTCAAGGCCTGCGCCCTGGTTGGCGGGCTGATCGAGCGGCGCTATCCAGGCGAGGAGAAGTCGGGCCGCCAGGTGACCTTCTCGACCGACCTGATCTACGACGTGCTGCGCAAGCACCAGCCCGACCACCTGCTGCTGCGCTGCGCCCGGTCCGATGCGGCGACCGGTCAGCTGGACGTGGCCCGCCTTGGCGATCTGCTGGCCCGCATCAGGGGCCGCATCCGCCATGCGGCGCTGGACAAGGTTTCGCCCTTCGCCGTGCCGATCATGCTGGAGATCGGCCGCGAGCGCGCGCCCGGCGACGCGGCCAGCGACATGATCCTGGCCGAGGCGGAGGAAGACCTGATCGCGGAGGCCCTTTCCTGA
- a CDS encoding MarR family winged helix-turn-helix transcriptional regulator gives MSDPEDYSRGFGGEALAARLRRASERIDRDGSRVYAAQGIRFEQRWYGTLRQLSEHDRPMGVGEIAAILRITHVSVSEASRSMEKAGLVVSRASAEDGRRRLLELTEQGRDMVARLTPLWDAFNAAARELDAEAGDIVRLLDRLDDALDRRSMFERIMEGISLDEPRG, from the coding sequence ATGTCCGATCCCGAAGACTACAGCCGCGGCTTCGGCGGCGAAGCCCTGGCGGCTCGCCTGCGGCGCGCGTCCGAGCGGATCGATCGCGACGGCTCGCGCGTCTACGCCGCCCAGGGAATCCGGTTCGAACAGCGCTGGTACGGCACGCTGCGTCAGCTCTCCGAGCATGATCGGCCTATGGGGGTCGGTGAGATCGCCGCGATCCTGCGCATCACCCACGTCTCGGTCAGCGAGGCCAGCCGCTCGATGGAGAAGGCTGGCCTGGTCGTTTCCCGCGCCTCGGCCGAGGACGGGCGGCGCAGACTGCTGGAGCTGACCGAGCAGGGGCGGGACATGGTCGCCCGGCTGACGCCGTTGTGGGACGCGTTCAACGCCGCCGCGCGCGAGTTGGACGCCGAGGCCGGCGACATCGTCCGCCTGCTCGATCGGCTGGACGACGCCCTGGACCGCCGCTCGATGTTCGAGCGGATCATGGAGGGAATTTCATTGGACGAGCCTAGGGGCTGA
- the pdeM gene encoding ligase-associated DNA damage response endonuclease PdeM: MTRFQSSDCGGLAVLVAQRLVLLRGSGALWLEQERALVVADLHFEKGSSYAARFGQMLPPYDTRETLTRLEAEVVALAPATLIFLGDSFHDGAAEDRLAADDAARLRALSVGRDLIWAVGNHDADGPRALPGQIMDELSIGGLILRHEPEPGVQPGEVAGHLHPAARVSSGRGSVRKRCFVTDGQRLILPAFGAYTGGLNILDQAFSNLFAAPPLAGALGGKRVHAVGPRSLRPD; the protein is encoded by the coding sequence ATGACGAGGTTCCAGTCCAGCGACTGCGGCGGCCTGGCGGTGCTGGTGGCCCAGCGCCTGGTGCTGCTGCGCGGCTCCGGCGCCCTGTGGCTGGAGCAGGAGCGCGCCCTGGTGGTTGCCGACCTGCACTTCGAGAAGGGCTCGTCCTACGCCGCGCGCTTTGGCCAGATGCTGCCGCCCTACGACACCCGCGAGACCCTGACGCGCCTCGAAGCCGAGGTCGTCGCCCTGGCCCCCGCGACCCTGATCTTCCTGGGCGACAGCTTCCACGACGGCGCGGCCGAGGATCGCCTGGCCGCCGACGACGCGGCGCGCCTGCGCGCCCTCTCCGTCGGCCGCGACCTGATCTGGGCGGTGGGCAACCATGACGCAGACGGCCCCCGCGCCCTGCCCGGCCAGATCATGGACGAGCTGTCCATCGGCGGGCTGATCCTGCGCCACGAGCCAGAGCCCGGCGTCCAGCCCGGCGAGGTGGCCGGCCACCTGCATCCAGCCGCTCGCGTCTCCAGCGGCCGCGGCAGCGTACGCAAGCGCTGCTTCGTCACCGACGGCCAGCGCCTGATCCTGCCCGCCTTCGGCGCCTATACCGGGGGTCTCAACATCCTCGACCAGGCGTTCTCGAACCTGTTCGCCGCCCCGCCCCTGGCCGGCGCTCTGGGCGGAAAGCGGGTGCACGCAGTGGGTCCACGCTCGCTGCGGCCGGACTGA
- a CDS encoding helix-turn-helix domain-containing protein, whose product MAAARLTTTDIAIDDQAAPSEVRSSRALVQAVRWRSGLSQAEFSRAFAIPLPVLSELEHGEARPDAAMLAYLRVIDHAPDVVREALTRAGL is encoded by the coding sequence ATGGCCGCAGCGCGCCTGACCACCACCGACATCGCCATCGACGACCAGGCCGCGCCCAGCGAGGTCCGCTCGTCCCGGGCCCTCGTGCAGGCGGTGCGCTGGCGCAGCGGCCTCTCCCAAGCCGAGTTCTCGCGCGCCTTCGCCATCCCCTTGCCGGTGCTCAGCGAGCTCGAGCATGGCGAGGCGCGCCCCGACGCGGCCATGCTGGCCTATCTGAGGGTCATCGACCACGCGCCGGACGTGGTGCGCGAGGCCCTGACGCGGGCGGGGCTCTAG
- a CDS encoding dipeptidase: MSTTRRIFLGTAGCALAACAGMSGAASAAGRGLAINGNLVLPIDPEKPLDQATRDMVRASGLTAAKQTIGGSGGETREQTAQSIAVLDKAVALNPDLYLKVASVADFARAQATQRLGIIYSFEAAEMLEGDLAAIDQFRAAGVLVMGLSYNRTTPFASGTMSSPSTGLTELGRRAVERMNALGVTVDVSHSDELSSLAAVAASKKPVLITHAGAAAVHVHPRNKSDRLMRALAQRGGVMGIYELSYLRDPTAQPSLDVYFAHLGHALKVCGEDHVGIGSDATLWPFDTSPESMAEWNESLARRKADGVAAPGEGPPPFVVGLNRADRFSVIADELRRRGYGARVVDKVLGGNFQRVFAQTWKA; this comes from the coding sequence ATGAGCACCACGCGTCGCATCTTTCTGGGAACGGCCGGCTGCGCGCTGGCGGCCTGCGCTGGAATGTCGGGAGCCGCATCCGCCGCCGGTCGGGGCTTGGCCATCAACGGCAACCTGGTGCTGCCCATCGATCCGGAGAAGCCGCTGGACCAAGCGACGCGCGACATGGTCAGGGCCTCGGGCCTGACGGCGGCCAAGCAGACCATCGGCGGATCGGGCGGCGAGACGCGGGAGCAGACCGCCCAGTCCATCGCCGTCCTCGACAAGGCCGTGGCGCTCAATCCCGACCTCTATCTCAAGGTCGCCTCCGTCGCCGACTTCGCCCGCGCCCAGGCCACGCAGCGGCTCGGTATCATCTATTCGTTCGAGGCCGCGGAGATGCTGGAGGGCGATCTGGCCGCCATCGACCAGTTCCGCGCGGCCGGCGTGCTGGTCATGGGGCTCAGCTACAACAGGACCACGCCGTTCGCGTCGGGCACGATGTCGTCGCCGTCCACGGGTCTGACGGAGCTGGGCCGCCGCGCGGTGGAGCGGATGAACGCCCTGGGCGTGACGGTCGACGTCAGCCACAGCGACGAGCTCTCCAGCCTGGCGGCCGTGGCGGCGTCGAAGAAGCCCGTGCTGATCACCCATGCCGGCGCGGCGGCCGTCCACGTCCATCCGCGCAACAAGTCCGACCGGCTGATGCGCGCCCTGGCCCAGCGCGGTGGGGTGATGGGGATCTACGAGCTGTCCTATCTGAGGGACCCGACGGCCCAGCCTTCGCTGGACGTCTATTTCGCCCACCTCGGCCATGCGCTGAAGGTGTGCGGCGAGGACCACGTCGGCATCGGCAGCGACGCCACCCTGTGGCCCTTCGACACCTCGCCCGAGAGCATGGCCGAGTGGAACGAGAGCCTGGCGCGGCGCAAGGCCGACGGGGTGGCCGCGCCGGGGGAGGGGCCGCCGCCGTTCGTCGTCGGCCTGAACCGCGCCGACCGGTTCTCGGTCATCGCGGACGAACTGCGCAGGCGGGGCTACGGCGCGCGGGTGGTCGACAAGGTGCTGGGCGGCAACTTCCAGCGGGTGTTCGCGCAGACCTGGAAGGCTTAG
- a CDS encoding M28 family metallopeptidase: protein MSRRAALLLTAALALPGLALAQTVDSGPIDPARLSEITRVLASDEFLGRAPGGPAEQKTTDYIAGQFKALGLEPAGDAGAYTQKVPLVHTRIDGPVAMSFSTAGGAMTLAQGDQAQVMTLLPVDKVAIKDAPLVFVGYGVSAPERGWDDFKGVDLKGKVAVFLISDPDLEAEAGEPAYGKFGGKAATYYARWTYKYEEAVRRGAVGALIVHETLGAGYGWSTVKASNGEGYDIVRADPAKEKLQLQGWIQRDVAVDLFKRSGLDFEALKRSARDPSFKPVALKGAAFSAAYKVAHEPMVSHNVVARLPGSTHADESIMYAAHWDAYGVGAPDAQGKTIRAGAADDAIGVAGVIEVARAFKQGPAPQRSIVFAAWTGEERGLLGSEYYAVKAGDAALGKMAANYTLDVLQTAGPAKDIVLVGAGQNELEQGLAKAAAAQGRTVTPDAKPERALFYRADHFSLAKRGVPVLLVMGLGGGADLLNGGRAAGDAWVADYTSRCYHQPCDAWSADWDLRGAAQDVALVYEAGKAIANSRVWPDWNAGSEFKPVRAESASQRK, encoded by the coding sequence ATGTCCCGCCGCGCCGCCCTTCTGCTGACCGCCGCCCTGGCTCTGCCGGGCCTCGCCCTGGCGCAGACGGTCGACAGCGGCCCGATCGATCCGGCGCGCCTGTCGGAGATCACCCGCGTGCTGGCTTCGGACGAGTTCCTCGGCCGCGCCCCGGGCGGTCCGGCCGAGCAGAAGACCACCGACTACATCGCCGGCCAGTTCAAGGCCCTGGGCCTGGAGCCGGCGGGCGACGCGGGCGCCTACACCCAGAAGGTGCCGCTGGTTCACACCCGCATCGACGGTCCGGTGGCGATGAGCTTCTCCACCGCCGGCGGCGCCATGACCCTGGCCCAGGGCGACCAGGCCCAGGTCATGACCCTGCTGCCGGTCGACAAGGTGGCGATCAAGGACGCCCCCCTCGTGTTCGTCGGCTACGGCGTCAGCGCTCCCGAACGCGGCTGGGACGACTTCAAGGGCGTGGACCTTAAGGGCAAGGTCGCCGTCTTCCTGATCAGCGACCCGGACCTCGAGGCCGAAGCCGGCGAGCCGGCCTATGGCAAGTTCGGCGGCAAGGCGGCCACCTACTACGCCCGCTGGACCTACAAGTACGAAGAGGCCGTGCGGCGCGGGGCGGTCGGCGCGCTGATCGTCCACGAGACCCTCGGCGCCGGCTATGGCTGGAGCACGGTCAAGGCCTCGAACGGCGAGGGCTACGACATCGTCCGCGCCGATCCGGCCAAGGAGAAGCTGCAGCTGCAGGGCTGGATCCAGCGCGACGTGGCCGTCGACCTCTTCAAGCGCTCGGGCCTGGACTTCGAGGCGCTGAAGCGCTCGGCCCGTGATCCTTCGTTCAAGCCCGTGGCGCTGAAGGGCGCGGCCTTCTCGGCCGCCTACAAGGTGGCCCACGAGCCGATGGTCAGCCACAACGTCGTCGCGCGCCTGCCCGGCTCGACCCATGCCGACGAGAGCATCATGTACGCCGCCCACTGGGACGCCTACGGCGTCGGCGCGCCGGACGCGCAAGGCAAGACGATCCGCGCGGGCGCGGCCGACGACGCCATCGGCGTGGCCGGGGTGATCGAGGTCGCCCGCGCTTTCAAGCAGGGCCCGGCGCCGCAGCGCTCGATCGTCTTCGCCGCCTGGACGGGCGAGGAGCGCGGCTTGCTGGGCTCGGAATACTACGCGGTGAAGGCCGGTGACGCCGCGCTGGGCAAGATGGCCGCCAACTACACCCTCGACGTGCTGCAGACCGCCGGGCCGGCCAAGGACATCGTGCTGGTCGGCGCGGGCCAGAACGAGCTGGAGCAGGGGCTGGCCAAGGCCGCCGCCGCGCAGGGCCGCACCGTGACGCCTGACGCCAAGCCGGAACGGGCGCTGTTCTACCGCGCCGACCACTTCTCGCTGGCCAAGCGCGGCGTGCCGGTGCTGCTGGTGATGGGCCTGGGCGGCGGGGCCGACCTGCTGAACGGCGGCCGCGCGGCCGGCGACGCCTGGGTCGCCGACTACACCAGCCGCTGCTACCACCAGCCCTGCGACGCCTGGAGCGCCGACTGGGACCTGCGCGGCGCGGCCCAGGACGTGGCCCTGGTCTACGAAGCCGGCAAGGCGATCGCCAATTCGCGCGTCTGGCCCGACTGGAACGCGGGTTCGGAGTTCAAGCCGGTCCGCGCGGAGAGCGCCAGCCAGCGGAAGTAG